From candidate division KSB1 bacterium:
ATAAAGACAGGCTTTGTCTCATCGGGCGCATCGGCCAGATAACAGTGATCGTACCCGCCGACAGCCTCGATCTCCTTGCCCACCGGCTTGGGATTCCGAAAGTCCATCGGTCCGACGGCCTCGCAGATTTCGCCGGTCGGGATCAAATCGGCGTCCGTTTTGAGATAGCGGCTGCAGGCCAACTGCAAAATGTGATCATAAATCTTGCCGGAACCGGCGCCCGCAAGGTTCCAGTAGGCGTGATTGGTGAGGTTGACCGGCGTCGGCGCGTCGGTTTCGGCTTTATAATTGATCGTCAGCTCATTTTCTTCGTTGAGGCTGTAAACTACGGTTACTTCAAGATTGCCGGGGTAGCCTTCCTCACCGGCCGCTGAAAGATAGCGCAGCCGTACGCCGCAGCTGTCATCAGATTCGAACGGATCGGCCTGCCAGAGCTTTTTGTCGAACCCTTCGAATCCGCCGTGCAGGTGATGACGCCCGTGATTGAGTGAAAGCTGATATTCGATGCCGTCGAGGACAAAGCGGCCGTGGGCGATGCGGTTGGCAAAACGTCCGGTAATACAGCCGAAATAGGGATGACCCTTGAGATAGCTCTCCAAGTTGTCAAAACCAAGGCAGACGTTTGCCGCAATGCCGCGGCGATCGGGCAACCTGACTTCGGTAATGATGCCTCCGTAGGTGATGACGCGAATCAGCGTGCCCTTTGAATTGGTGAGCGTAAAGCGTTTGACTGATTGATTATTTACTTGACCGAACTCGTCGATTTGCAGCGGCATAGACTTTTCCTTTCCTGATTGAGATGCTGCGAAAAATGCAAATTTTTTTGCTTAAAATCTAACAGTTTTTCAAACGGTGGGGAAACCAGAGCCGGCTTTATCAGCCGGTTAATGCTTTACACAGCGGAATCCGATCGTCGCCGCTCGGTCGATGCCGGGATAGGTAATAAAATATTTTACATGCGAATCGACCCGCTGCTCTCCGCCCGCGATTTCTCCATAGGCTGCGCCCGGGAAATACCACCAGGAGCTGCTCATCACCCAATCCCGACATCCGCCGCGCAGCGTCACAAATCGGTTAAAGCCGTCGAACCGTTCGCTCTCGTTCCATTCAAAAACTTGATTGATGACAAACTTTTCCTTCAAAGCCTCCGCCGCCGCTTGCCATTCCCATTCCGTCGGCAATTGCAGGCCGGCCCATTCGGCAAAAGCCCGCGCATCATGAAGATCGACGTAAACCACCGGCTCATCGTAAAGTTCAGGAGGACACGAACTGCCTCGCCAGTGGTATAAAAAATTCTCCGAGAAACGCGGTCGATAACCTGTCGCCTGGAGAAACAATTCGAACTGCCGGTTGGTGACCACCTTGGGCATAATGGCAAAATCAGCAAGCGTCTCTCGGCGGCGATGAGCCACCCACTGAGCGCCGTCCCGGTTTTCGATCGTCAAATCGTGATTGTTGCGCGCCTCCGGATCGGGATAGCACTGACCTTCCCGTAGAAGGTGTGAACAGGAAAACTCCCGCAACCCACCCTTTACAAAAAGCAGATCCGTTGAAAGCGAGGGGGCAGAATTCAAGCGATAAGGATGGGTCAGCGGCTCTTTGAGGGATAATTCCTGCGCATATTCGTCAGGCTCCGGCAGCGGAGCGGCGGCCTCCAGTTGCAGCTGCGCCAAAAGACGATGCAGTTCTTCATCCTCCCTATCGGTCTGCAAAAGGCAGCCGAAATCGGTGACCTGCACCTCGACATACAAGCTGTCGTTCCTAGAAAAGGGCTTTAGCGGCCTGCCGTTCCACAAATCAAAATACAATGCCGTCGGATTCGAGACGGGGAAGCGTACAAGCGACTCTGAGTTCAAGGTATCGGCGAAATGGGTGATAAGGCATTGGTCTTGGCCCCATTGGCTCGCGAGCACACTCGGATTTTGGGTCGGCAGAAAAGGTTTCCAGTTGCTTTGATCATAGAGTTCAGCAGAATGTTGCCATACGGCGTTCATCCGGCGCAGGGCTTTGCGGTCTTTGGCGCTCCAGAAATTCATGGTACCGAAAATGTTTTCCCAAACCTGAACGCCTTGACCGTTCAGCCAGGCATGCGCCAGGATGCGCTTTTTATCTTTGAGCATGCGTTTGATAAAATGCTGCTTGTGCTGCGGCATCAGCCATTTGATCAGCGAGAGATCCGAGTAATGATAGGGCATGATCTCTTGTCCCCAAGAGCAGGTCAAAGCGTCCGGCCCGAACAGATCCTTGAGGTCCGGCAGGATTTCCGCAGAGAAAGCCACGGTTTTCCCTAATAAAGCGGCCTCATCGCGCAGAGAACGTTCAACCTCGAAAACCGAGATCGAGCCTTTCGAACTGCGCCAAGTATCGAGAAAAACGCCGTCGGCGCCGCTTTGTTGTACGATCTTGGCCAATTCGATGAAATCTTGATCCTTGGATCGACGCGTATCGAGGTCCCAGGGATTGTAGGTCAGAAACACCCGCACGCCGTTGCGATGAAAATCGCTCACCACTTGCGCCAAGCCGTCTCGACCGCCGGGCAGATTCGTCAGCATGTCGAATTGATTGCGCGCATCGATGCCGAGGTTCGGATAACTGTGCCATAGAATGACGGACTGAATACCGCCGAATTCGCGCCGCATGCGTTCACAGTAATCGTCCACTCGAAAGACGCCGCGTTTGCCGTCGAAAAAGCTCTGATCCCAAAGGAAAACAAAGCCCATGACAAAGTTCTTCTTGAACCAGTCGAGTTCGAGAGGAACACGCCATCCGAAAGCCGCCTGCTTTTCGAGATAGTCCTCTATG
This genomic window contains:
- a CDS encoding galactose mutarotase encodes the protein MPLQIDEFGQVNNQSVKRFTLTNSKGTLIRVITYGGIITEVRLPDRRGIAANVCLGFDNLESYLKGHPYFGCITGRFANRIAHGRFVLDGIEYQLSLNHGRHHLHGGFEGFDKKLWQADPFESDDSCGVRLRYLSAAGEEGYPGNLEVTVVYSLNEENELTINYKAETDAPTPVNLTNHAYWNLAGAGSGKIYDHILQLACSRYLKTDADLIPTGEICEAVGPMDFRNPKPVGKEIEAVGGYDHCYLADAPDETKPVFIARLFDPKSGRGFELFTTKPAVQLYTGNFLDGIVGSGGVFGKHDALCLETEYYPDAVNHPNFPSPILAPGDVYHHVTVHRFFRE
- a CDS encoding formylglycine-generating enzyme family protein, which encodes MKKILFPLWFVAFPCFSLDQSRETISFPYSQWTIGISGANLSWEYVENVEHNDSFIKIPTIDEWEEWYGSITAFRERIRKSPCDGPPVLCRFPAQEAKVHFDLFAYQLQLQPGEKMEISFKARSPSSSFRVSVDFDLKNKGEEKSYIVRKKLQNCTAAVVPQASDWQAYAVKVSVPDFPQERFSIAPVLRVEQPVSQAAILELKDVRLKVGSSLGRKALLERIEDYLEKQAAFGWRVPLELDWFKKNFVMGFVFLWDQSFFDGKRGVFRVDDYCERMRREFGGIQSVILWHSYPNLGIDARNQFDMLTNLPGGRDGLAQVVSDFHRNGVRVFLTYNPWDLDTRRSKDQDFIELAKIVQQSGADGVFLDTWRSSKGSISVFEVERSLRDEAALLGKTVAFSAEILPDLKDLFGPDALTCSWGQEIMPYHYSDLSLIKWLMPQHKQHFIKRMLKDKKRILAHAWLNGQGVQVWENIFGTMNFWSAKDRKALRRMNAVWQHSAELYDQSNWKPFLPTQNPSVLASQWGQDQCLITHFADTLNSESLVRFPVSNPTALYFDLWNGRPLKPFSRNDSLYVEVQVTDFGCLLQTDREDEELHRLLAQLQLEAAAPLPEPDEYAQELSLKEPLTHPYRLNSAPSLSTDLLFVKGGLREFSCSHLLREGQCYPDPEARNNHDLTIENRDGAQWVAHRRRETLADFAIMPKVVTNRQFELFLQATGYRPRFSENFLYHWRGSSCPPELYDEPVVYVDLHDARAFAEWAGLQLPTEWEWQAAAEALKEKFVINQVFEWNESERFDGFNRFVTLRGGCRDWVMSSSWWYFPGAAYGEIAGGEQRVDSHVKYFITYPGIDRAATIGFRCVKH